The Acidobacteriaceae bacterium nucleotide sequence TACTGCTGGTCGATCTGCATCGTGCGCGGGAAGCGGTTGACGGGCTGACGGGACAGACAACCCCGGACGATATCCTGCAAAGGATCTTCTCCACCTTCTGCATTGGCAAATAAAGCGGTTTGTCTCTTTTAGAAAGCCAAGGTGAACCGGAGCAGGAAACGGTGCGCGAAGTGTGGTTGGCACGGTAGGCTAGTGGAGTGATGAATCTTCCTCGTATCGCTGTTCCGGTGCCGACGTCAACCAATCTGGAGTACAACCGAAAGTCCTGGCCGCAGTATGCTGCCGCCTTGCGTGAAGCTGGAGCAGAGCCGGTTGAAGTCCCCTTGAACCTGGGCGAAGCTGCCTGGCGAGAGATCGCAGACACCTGCGATGGTGTGCTCTTGCCGGGAAGTCCCGCGGATGTTGCTCCTGAGCGCTATGGGCAGGAGGCAGATCCGGCTACCGCAAAGGCTGATTCTGAGAGAGAGACGCTGGATTTCCTTTTGATGGAGGATGCCGTTGCCAAGGGAAAGCCCGTGCTTGGGATCTGCTTCGGGCTTCAGTCCATGAATACGTGGCGCGGCGGTTCGCTGGTGCAGGACCTGATGCCGGCCCCGGTGAATCATTCTGCTGGAGCTCAAGTGGCGGTGGCGCACACCGCGCTGATAGCGGCCGATTCCCTGCTTGGCTCGCTGGTAGACCGGGAGGAGGCCGTTGAAGCAGACCATTTCCTTCGCCTGCCGGTGAATACGAGCCACCATCAGGCGGTGGCGGTTCCGGGAGACGGCTTGCGCGTCGTAGCGCGCTGTCCCGAGGATGGGGTAATCGAGGCACTTGAGGCGGATGCGGGTCTGGATGGCTCGGCGGAACAGTTTTTAGTGGGCGTGCAGTGGCATCCGGAGCGATCGACAGCGATTAGCGCGAGCTCTCGGGCACTGTTTCAGCGACTGGTACAAGAAGCGGCGCGTGTGCGCGCAGAACGGTAGAGATCAATGAGCAGTACGGCTTCAACAGAACAGATGGAGCGGCTTTTGAAGCCGTTTCTCGGCGAATTCCCTGCTCCGGCAGACCTTTTTACGAAGCTTGCGCAGTACCTGGAGCTTCTGCTGGTATGGAACCGGCGTACCAACCTGACGGCTTTGCGGGAGCCGGAGCAGATCATTACCCGTCACTTCGGAGAAAGCCTGTTTGCGGCACAGTTGCTGGCTCCAAAGCTGGAATCGGGGGCGATGGTGTTGGATTTTGGTTCAGGCGCAGGATTTCCGGGCGTACCTTTGGGACTTCTGCTGCCCGAAGTTCGGGTAATACTGGGCGAGTCGCAGAACAAAAAGGCGACGTTTTTACGAGAAGTGGTGCGGACACTGGGGCTTTCGAACGTCCAGGTTCACGCAGGACGGGTTGAATCCTTGCCTGCGGCTACGCTTTTTGAGGCGGTAACGATGCGTGCCGTGGACGATCCGGAGCTAGCGGCAACCGAGGCCGCGAAGCGCGTCGCGCCGGGAGGATGGCTGGTTTCTCTGCAAGGCGGCGAGGAAGCAGAGGGAATGGTGGCGATTCCTGGGAGCGAGCGGCGTTTTGTGAGGTTGGAGCAGCGGTAAATGTTCCACGTGGAACATTGAGTGTGCCTGAGAGGATGTTCCACGTGGAACATCCTCTTTCGCTTGCCGATAGGTCTCGGCAAGAAGCTCTAAAAGCAAGGCCCAAAGTAGCCCGCTATATCCATGGACTAGTCTTCAGGAGTTCAGTTTTCATATGCATCGAATGATGCTTCAAGCCTATGGGGAAATTAGATCTGGCATAGGAGTGATTTCAAGACCCTGACGTGATGTTCCACGTGGAACATTACGTAGCAACGAACCGTGAAGAGTGTTCCACATGGAACACTTGCGGAGGGGTAAAGCTTAGGCTTATCCCTAATGAGCTGCCTCTTCAGGAGTAAGCCCAGAGAGCACCACCCGTTCGACTCGAACAGAACTACCACTCTCGCATTCCTCCCGCCTAACGCATGCGATGAGCGAGAGAACAAGACCGCCTTGTTTCGATTTCGGAGGCGAAAAACTCCGGGAGGCCCAAGGGAAAATTCGACATAGAGTAGCCCCACCGATTCTCTGTCGACCTCTCCAGCAAGCTCCCGCAGAATTCACCCTGTGGCGCCACGTCGTAAGTTCGGAATGCGGTAATCGCTACGTCGCGATATATCTGGGCGATGTTCCACGTGGAACATCGGGAATTACTCGTAATGCGCCCCCATGGCTGCTACTCTAAGCGGGCACTGTTATGTCTGAGACCCCTGTAAAAGAGCTACCAAAACTGCCGCGTGTGATTGCTGTCGTCAACCAAAAGGGTGGCGTGGGCAAGACGACGACTGCGATCAACCTTTCGACCGCGCTGGCGCTGGAAGGCCAACGCGTCCTGCTGATTGACGTCGACCCCCAGGCGAACACCACTGGCGGACTCGGCTTTGGTCGTGATGATGAGCGACTGAGTGTCTACGACATCCTGCTGGGCGAAGCGAGCGCTAAAGAGGCGATTCTGCCGACAGAGGTCGAAAATCTTTCGTTGATTCCCGGAACAAAGAACATGATCGGCGCCAATGTGGAGCTGGTGAGCGCGGAGCGACGGGAGTTCCGGTTGCGCGAGGCATTGGAGCCTCTGCGTGCGGAGTACCCGTTCATCCTGCTGGATTGCCCTCCTGCGCTCGACTTGCTGACGCTGAATGCGCTGGTAGCGAGCGACGGACTGCTGGTTCCGATGCAGGCCGAGTACTTTGCGCTGGAAGGCATCTCGGAGCTGGTTTCGACGCTGGATAAGGTTGCAGCGGCGTTCAACGGAGGACTTTCTCTCGAGGGCGTGCTGCTGACGATGTTTGACGACCGCACGAACCTTTCTCAGCAGGTGCGCGAGAACCTGAAGTCGTTCTTTGGCGATAAGCTGTTTGCGACGACGATTCCCCGGAATATTCGCCTTGCAGAAGCCCCATCGCATGGCAAGCCGGTGGCTTTGTATGACGCTCGCTCACGCGGCGCAGAAGCGTACAAAGACCTGGCTGTCGAGTTACTGAAGCGGTATGGAATTGGGCCGAAGACAGCGCCTGTGCAACCGAACGGCCGAAAACGGCTCATTCTCGATGACATTCCGGCACCCAGGCCGATTGAAGGTGGCATTCTGGATGCTTCGCAGCCCAAGAAGAAGAAATTCTGGAAGTTTGGGAAGCCCGAAGCCGAAGAGTAGCCCGCTAAAAAGGCCTGAGTGTGCTGCCGAAGAAGTTTTCGGCGAATCGCAGTACTGACTGATATCTCGATCCAGTTGTCGAAAGCGGATGCGAGAGAGAAACTTTAGGTAAGGATTTACAGGAACCAAGAATGTCAACAGCAGACAAGAAGCGAGCGTTGGGTCGGGGGCTGGAGTCACTACTCCCCTCTCGCCCGGCAGCAAAGCCGGCAGTAACGGAAGCGCCTGCGGTGGTGGCGAATGTGGCGGCAGTAGCGGTGCCGGTGGAAGCGCCTGCGGGCAAGCCATTGGAGATTGCGCTGGAGCTGATCGACCGCAACCCTTTCCAGACCCGTACGCAGTTTGACGAAGAGAAGCTGGACGAGCTGGCAAAGTCGATTAAGGCCACCGGTGTGGTGCAGCCGATCGTGGTGCGGTTGGGCGCGGATCATAAGAAGGACGGACGCTACACACTCATCACCGGCGAGCGCCGCCTGCTGGCTTCGAAGAAAGCTGGCAAGGCGACGATCCCTGCCATTGTGCGTGAAGTTTCGAACGTGCAGGCGATGGAGATGACCATCGTCGAAAACCTGCAGCGTGCGGACCTGAATCCGATGGAGCAATCACAAGCCTATGCACGGTTGAGCCGCGAGTTCCACATGACGCAGGAGCAGATGGCCGAGCGCACGGGACAAAGCCGCGCCTCGGTGGCAAACTTCCTGCGCCTGCTGAAGCTGCCGATGTCGACGCAGATGCATGTGGAGGCGGGTGATATTTCGTTCGGCCATGCGCGTGCTTTGCTGGCGCTGGAGAACCATGACCGCATTGAAGCGGCTGCGGCAAAGGTGTTGGCACTGCATCTGAGTGTTCGCTCGACGGAGTCGATGGTGCAGAACATGCTGCATCCCGAGGCCAAGGAGAAGAAGGAAGATAAGCCGAAGCAGGCTGTCGACCCGAACGTGCGTGAGGCCGAAGGCCAGATACGCCGCGCTCTGGGGCTCCGTGTTCAGATTGAAGATAAGAACGGCAAGGGCCGCGTGATTATTGAGTACGCGGGCGTGGACGACTTCGACGCGATCTTGAGCGCGCTCGGCAACAAGTAAGGAGTATCTATGCGCGCGTTTCGGTTGGAGTATCGTTTTCGCTTTGTTCTGCACGCCATCATCTTTGTGCTGGGCTTCTGGTCGCCCTGGGTGCAGCGAAATGCCATTACGGCGAAGTCGGCGTGGGTAACGCTGTCAGCCATGGCGGCTGAGCATCGCTGGCTGAACTTTATGGCCGCGGTGGACGTGCTGCTGGCTGTGGCGATCGTGTTTGCGGTGCTGGGAGCGTGGTTCCGCGTTTGGGGCTCGGCCTATGTGGGTTCCGACGTCGTCGCATCGCGTGCGATGCATGGTGAAGCGCTCCTGGCGGATGGGCCGTATCGCCGTACGCGAAACCCGCTGTACCTGGGAACGCTGCTGCACACTGTCGGCATTAGCCTGCTGAT carries:
- a CDS encoding gamma-glutamyl-gamma-aminobutyrate hydrolase family protein (Members of this family of hydrolases with an active site Cys residue belong to MEROPS family C26.), with product MNLPRIAVPVPTSTNLEYNRKSWPQYAAALREAGAEPVEVPLNLGEAAWREIADTCDGVLLPGSPADVAPERYGQEADPATAKADSERETLDFLLMEDAVAKGKPVLGICFGLQSMNTWRGGSLVQDLMPAPVNHSAGAQVAVAHTALIAADSLLGSLVDREEAVEADHFLRLPVNTSHHQAVAVPGDGLRVVARCPEDGVIEALEADAGLDGSAEQFLVGVQWHPERSTAISASSRALFQRLVQEAARVRAER
- the rsmG gene encoding 16S rRNA (guanine(527)-N(7))-methyltransferase RsmG, translated to MKPFLGEFPAPADLFTKLAQYLELLLVWNRRTNLTALREPEQIITRHFGESLFAAQLLAPKLESGAMVLDFGSGAGFPGVPLGLLLPEVRVILGESQNKKATFLREVVRTLGLSNVQVHAGRVESLPAATLFEAVTMRAVDDPELAATEAAKRVAPGGWLVSLQGGEEAEGMVAIPGSERRFVRLEQR
- a CDS encoding ParA family protein, encoding MSETPVKELPKLPRVIAVVNQKGGVGKTTTAINLSTALALEGQRVLLIDVDPQANTTGGLGFGRDDERLSVYDILLGEASAKEAILPTEVENLSLIPGTKNMIGANVELVSAERREFRLREALEPLRAEYPFILLDCPPALDLLTLNALVASDGLLVPMQAEYFALEGISELVSTLDKVAAAFNGGLSLEGVLLTMFDDRTNLSQQVRENLKSFFGDKLFATTIPRNIRLAEAPSHGKPVALYDARSRGAEAYKDLAVELLKRYGIGPKTAPVQPNGRKRLILDDIPAPRPIEGGILDASQPKKKKFWKFGKPEAEE
- a CDS encoding ParB/RepB/Spo0J family partition protein, with the translated sequence MSTADKKRALGRGLESLLPSRPAAKPAVTEAPAVVANVAAVAVPVEAPAGKPLEIALELIDRNPFQTRTQFDEEKLDELAKSIKATGVVQPIVVRLGADHKKDGRYTLITGERRLLASKKAGKATIPAIVREVSNVQAMEMTIVENLQRADLNPMEQSQAYARLSREFHMTQEQMAERTGQSRASVANFLRLLKLPMSTQMHVEAGDISFGHARALLALENHDRIEAAAAKVLALHLSVRSTESMVQNMLHPEAKEKKEDKPKQAVDPNVREAEGQIRRALGLRVQIEDKNGKGRVIIEYAGVDDFDAILSALGNK
- a CDS encoding isoprenylcysteine carboxylmethyltransferase family protein is translated as MRAFRLEYRFRFVLHAIIFVLGFWSPWVQRNAITAKSAWVTLSAMAAEHRWLNFMAAVDVLLAVAIVFAVLGAWFRVWGSAYVGSDVVASRAMHGEALLADGPYRRTRNPLYLGTLLHTVGISLLMPWSGAVMTIVLIWILQIRLALAEESFLAAKFGAAYESYKKRVPRFLPAPTPQVPAAGQQPRWLQAIVGELYFVVAAIVLATWGWQFNAQPLLRGLLIALGVWLVARAFLPKPAEAATA